The sequence gaaaatattatttattgtcatgTACTCTTCAAGTCCGCTGGCAGCTGAGTGACATGGAAATTGAGCGGAGGCTAGTTAATAATGTTGATATCTCATTAGAGTGATGGCGAAATTCAATCTGCTCTGGcagattttaaaatttttgtgAACCAGAACATGAAGATCACTTAGTGTTCCTCAAGAAAAAACTCAATGTAAAAGAAGAATTGTTTTAAAAGGAATTTGCATTTAgagaactgttttgttttcttttttatcagATTCAGAACTTTTGAAAACCCTTTCTTTTCAAGAACTGcacatttttgttattattattgttagtattagTATTTACATGGCTCCAGACAGCACATGCAgcaaaaaacaaattgtaaaccttttttttttttttttgaggttagGCACGTTTTAGCGCCTATAACAAGTGCTGCCTCTCTCTTTTTTAATGCACCGTATGACATGTCACTCGGTCTGATGGTGGGTAAAAATGCAATTTATCACAAGTTTTAATATAATGAACTGCAAGGAGGATggtaataaataaactaattaacaTAATTTCATTCAGTACAAATGCTTGTAAGCGCAGATAGGTGGTGTATTAATACCAGCAGAATCcggtaaccccagtttcatgcaacggTTGTGAATATCGTAAATAGCAGAaccaactcactgcaatttaaacttgtttttactgaaaaataaatggtaacatgtatttctaatcaGCTTTTTTGTACACGCCCACTTTTATTTCCAGCAAGATGAGGGTCAGTGATGAGGAATATTAAGAGATACTCCTATTGTATTAGATTAACAGAAGGCGTTGGAGACAGAGTAGACAAGTGAGGGTAAACAGAATAGGGAGGAGTTAGGTGAATTCTGCAAGCTTGTTGGTATAGTCAAGTGCTGAAACGCCGTGGGTATGCACGGTCACCTTGGGTACAACCACTTCCcattaaagtaaaacataaaataaggtATTAAAATAAGAACGTGGTATTGTTGATTACACCTTATTTAATGACGATAGACTGTACGccataaattatgtatatatttatactaattattaaagcaaaaaaagcaactACAATATGCAGACTGATATGTCTTTATGGAGCATATATGATGATACGTCGTGCTTGTGCTATAGTTATATATTAATGGCTGTTTATCAAatttataacacaaaaaaagattcCTTGATATACTAGAACCAATTTTCCGACATGATGTTCTGCATTGTAACAGTGGAGGGCAGTCTTTTCTGTAGTAAATCATTGCATTACCTgtatttttactgtttattgtgtttaaaatatatagaataaCAACAGACCGGTGATGTCATTTAATATGGCCAGGAATATTTATCGTTATCGTTGTAGCAGGAAGAAATCGTTCTAAAAGTGATCGAAACGATAGCTATCATTATCATTTACGGTGATCATTATCGACGTGGTGTGACCACCTCCATTAATTTGaactggaacgatttttaaaaaatcgtTTTTGTTATCGTTCCAGGTGTGACCAGGGATTTACCCTTATCCAGGTTACTACATAcacattaatgtgatttctacagtaagtagtCGTACTTTTAATACAACTGAAAgttactgtaaaactgtaaaaatcgcattgtttacagaaaatgcaacagaaacaaacttcTGCACGTTAAAATGAATAGTATTCAAAATCGCAGTTctcaagcacattttttaaagtgtttattaatGCACTTGTGCATTCTCTGACTCAGTAGTTAACCCCTTCTGTGAATTTGTGACTCCTGATTTACATTAGTCCCTAAAATGATAATGTTTGGTGTAAGAATGTAGAAACTTTTAAGCAGCTGGATGTACCTGTGCCTATATGTACATCTTTTCAttagtgttggggggggggggggggggtttacttGTGCTAGACAGACACCAGGCAACTTTAAATTTTTCCACTAAGAATATGCAGCCCATGGTCTATAGCACCCACCCCAATTTCATGTGCCCAGTACACCCCTAAAGAATGAGATACCCTGGCATAAGTATGTTTTTtgaaactgcacaaaataaggattttagaaatgggtaacatgACCTTGCATGTCAATGTGTTACCCGTGATCCTTATGCAATTTGAGATAATGCCACTGTATAGAGCAAAAGTCACTTGTTTTTCCTTATATTTGGACCTGTGAATCTGACAGCCTTTATTCCACTTTTAAAAGGACAGGGTTTTTAAATTGCCCCGAGTGTCCCGAATTCAAAATTACCAAATatgtgcacctttttttttttttttttttttttttttttttttttttttttttttttttttttttttttttttttttttttagcttttcatGTGTTTACAGGACTGAGACTAGGCCACTTTGACCTTTCCCCTTCAAAAAATTCACCCTAATTGCAAGTGGTATAATCCCTTTGGAGCCCAAGGTAATGTTGCTGCATGACACAAAAACAAGTGACTGAGGTTTATGTAGTCTTTCCAGTACTCCTGtaccatttgttttttcaaaacattcCTCCAAACAAGAGACCTGGCTGAGAGGCTGGGACAGTAGTACTGTGTATCCCTCCGCATGCCCTAGCGGAAACGCATACCTTTTTTGTGGTTTGGGTTTTTTCTTGGACTGTGGCAGTCTGTCCATATAAAATGTTGTCACTCTGTCTTGCTACTGTTTCCACTCTTTGTGTCTGGCATTTGTTTTGCATCAAACAGGAGGTTGGATCCACAAACTGGATGCGGATTCAGCTATATCCtttgtctgcttatctctgtatggcACAGCTGCTAGGACTGTTGCTCACACACCACTTTTTTCGGCTTTATTCGGCTGCTGTCGGTCTCACTatgccattgaatggttttcttggctttttcctgaggaaaaacgactagagacgtgtgctttacgtctttttgattatatcggacagggtccgacattggactggaaagtgaaaatcgtaatgtcggagcTGGTCCGACAttgaactgcaaagggttaaatagcaAGTATTCCACCACGCTGTAGCATTATTGACTGTGTATAAGTCTCTTTTgcacttgcaaaaaaataaataaataaatttggcagccatttaacatgtaatggacataagatCCAAAGTATTGTGATAGTATCAAATATTATGATACTGTGCTGGTATAGTATCAAGGCTCCCTAAATGAGGTATTGCAGAACACTACTTTCTTGCCAAAATTCAATATTCACTGGTCTGGTATAAGTTGATTTTCAGTACATTTCTCTTTGATGAAGCATTGATTCTGAAAACATTTGCTTTCCATTTTCAGGTGCAAGGAAAGGATCCTACAGTTGAAATCACACAGGAACTTATTGATGAGTCTGAGGAGGAGCGTTTTGAAGAAATGCCTGAAACAAGTCACCTGGTTGACCTCCCCCCTTGTGAACTTAACAAACTTGAAGAGATTGCTGATCTAGTAACATCTGTTTTGTCCTCTCCGATTCGCAGAGAAAAGCTTGCACTGGCCTTAATGAATGAGGCCTACATTAAAAAACTGCTGCAGCTTTTCCAGGTTTGTGAGGACCTTGAGAACACTGAAGGCTTGCACCATTTATATGAAATCATAAGAGGAGTTTTGTTCCTCAACAAGGCAGCTCTCTTTGAGGTAATGTTCTCGGATGACTGCATTATGGACGTTGTGGGTTGTCTAGAGTATGACCCTGCCCTGGTACAGCCAAAAAAGCACAGGGAGTTCTTAACCAAAACTGCCAAGTTTAAAGAGGTAATACCCATCACAGACTCTGAACTGAGGCAGAAAATCCATCAAACGTATAGGGTGCAGTATATCCAGGACATCATCTTGCCAACTCCGTCTGTTTTTGAGGAGAATTTTCTTTCAACGCTGacctcttttattttctttaacaaggTTGAGATCGTCAGCATGTTGCAGGTGAGTTGACacaatttccatttattttttaaatactttttatcaACTTTCTGTGTAGCGACAAATAGTTGGGAGTAGGGTGTGTAAAGTAAGTTCCATAATTGTAGATACTGGTTATTGGGAAGGATGTGGTAGCTTTTTCCAGGTCCAAGTGGtgccattttgttattgtttaggtCACTATACTCTGGGTCAAAATTATTTATAAACCAccatgtgtgtgtacacacagtcTGTgtgtaacatgtttttgtttgtaatatcAAATAGGAAGATGAGAAATTCTTGTCTGAAGTCTTTGCACAGCTAACAGATGAAGCAACTGATGATGACAAGAGGCGTGAACTGGTAAGTAAACTTTCTTTAGAAatggaaaactttttttgttgtaacgggaagaatttgttttattgtagttaTGTACTTAGTGCTGGGgtgaatatttgaacaaacacacaaatagaaTCGGCTATGAGCAGTTTTGGTTATTTTGACCGATAATGTACACAGATATCCATGCTTTattttcttccagcacagaatgtAATGTTTGGTCCGGCTCTCTTATtaatgacacaagaacactgagaccaaaatgcagtaaatacatctcaaaatagcggtgtgttttttattttttaatttctgaaaaccataggatagcgagttgtgtgcagaaaagacttgatgctacattaaatccaacgAAGAACTgagagtagaatattattctgatgcttaaaaaaaaaggttaaatccTAAATATTGATAGTTGTCGTCGTCTTTTTGACTAAGTCACCCTAAGTAATGCTTTGTAGTTGATTTCAGGCtgacaatactgtaataataataactattggCCAAGAAAATCTTATTGGTGCACCCCttatatttactgtaatgtattaattatgctttttgtttttcctgttaaTTCAAAATTGAGTATTCATTTAAATTGAAAGAATGTTACAATCTAAAGttatgtaattttgttatctaTATGTCATCAACAATCcgacattctctctctctcccccccactcccccacccccccttaaCAGGTTAACTTTTTCAAAGAATTCTGTGCATTTTCCCAAACGTTACAACCCCAGAACAGAGATGCATTTTTCAAGACTCTTGCTAACTTGGGAATTCTTCCTGCTCTAGAAATAGTAATGGTTAGTACTTTGTCTGTTAAAATTCTGTCCTGTGTGTGCAAGAAAAGTATGTAGTTATTGGTAGGTAGGGGAGTATGCAGACAGCcatggatatattttaaaatatcaggtTAAAATGAGCTGTCAGTAGACagttttttatattatgtatttacaaCTTGTTgtgtatgaaataaaatgcatattaaaacatttttcacaGGGCATGGATGATTTGCAAGTGAGGGCTGCAGCAACAGACATATTTTCTTATTTGGTAGAGTTTAGTCCATCCATGGTACGGGAGTTTGTTATGCAGGAAGCTCAGCAGAGTGATGATGTAAGTACTctttttaatagtaaaaaaaaaaaaaaaaaaaaaaaattgaaagcacAAATGCCAATTTCCATTTCCTTCTTGGCTTCAGTCGCTGCATAGATGGCAACTGTTCTGATTTGGTCGGATAGTTATGAAGctccaaaataaatatatttatttattgctgttagcatagtcttattttttaatgtgaaacagaCTGAATAATTATATCCCTGATAATAAAATGGACAATATGAAACCCTGCAAAGGTAGGCTTGATTgctaggaaataaaataaatacatttgtgccACCTTGTGTAATGCATAGCAGAACGTAGTGTACTGTCTGGAATCTTTCAGAAATTGTCGGTGCATGAGAATTGAAATGGTTTATCACTCATTGCGGTAGTCTTAATAGATTTTTATAGCACCACCTTTTAGGATTTCACTTGATATACACAAtctgtccctgtggcaaagtggtttgcagtgtgcaggtgtagaggtgatgtgattacgaaacagaagacagacaacgaAGTTTACAATCcaaactgaaacatttatttataatcctggtctggttaCCGCAAAGAAttatcccaggcaatacacagcaatgtgtattacactgttccaaaacaacaggttacagtcctgaaagagtaaacatagtaaaacacacacacacgaacgatcacaagtccagagtgagtgctaaattgctagtggtgaaatacaatttacttgtgcacagttgtgaagtgttgtccgggtttggtgctggctttaAGCGAGATCTCTgtatcatgttagccgtctaacaagaacaaataaGTAGAATTAgtcaaaaaaaagtaacaaacaaaagtCACTGTTATTTTACAGTTCTCCTTCCTCTGTTTTGATTTTAACCATAGCAAAAGGAAGAGATCACCCAGCCACGTCCCCTTGGTAAGCGAGTGCAACCACATCGCTTCCCTTTTTGGGGCAATGATTTGGAGTACTGTAGCTTTGCCTGTTTTTtagatggttgacttccacctttcacttggaatgaattgtcagaccatccagtctggggcactgttttccttttacacagtgccctcacaggttgggagggagatttataaccaagatatattctttctctgtcacagtcccCCAAAACACATGGCTACAGTAGCTGGACTGCAGTCCAGCAGGAATGcatttagatatttattttcacatgggaGCCCTAAAGTGAACAGATCACattgcagggttatataaacaaggtgtgctaaatgtgttggtgaaAATAACATTGACCTCCTAATATGGTAGCAATACTGATATCATGCAACTAAAGATTCTGGAGTTTTACACTGTTCATATTTAGTACAAAGCTGTATTCAGCGCAGTACTTTTCAacaattgttttactttgttttacctTCTGATCGTGTCGGTTACAGAGCTGCACACTTTGAAGCACACAGCTCTATTCTGGTTCAATTGTTATATTCCCAAAGTTGCATAGTAACTCACTTCAGACTGTCTTTACAGTTAGTGCATAGCTGTTTTCATATTCAATGTTTCTCCTAGTTTTGCATAACAAAATATGGTTGTCACTTACACCATGTGACCACAGTAATGCCTCTTGGTATCAGATATAGGTGTTGTATTaggaaaaatgtatttcacataccttttcTTCATCTAGGACATTCTCCTTATAAATGTCGTCATTGAGCAAATGATATGTGATGCTGACCCTGAGTTTGGAGGAGCAGTTCAATTATTAGGGCTCCTTCGGACTCTAATTGATCCTGAGAACATGTTGGCACCAACAAATGTAAGAAAGCTTTACTGGGTAAACACTCTCTTTACATATATTGGTTATCGTCAAACTGTTTGAACCTATAATTTTAATCAAATAGCACATGTTAATTTCTTCTCTCTCAGAAAACAGAAAAGACTGAATTTCTCAGCTTTTTCTACAAGTATTGCATGCAGGTACTCACTGCTCCTCTTCTGGCCCATACAGCAGCAGAAAAAACAGGAAAAGGTAAGTGTCTAAATCTTGCTTAAGTGGATAGAATGAGTAATGTAGCATTGTTTGACTTGAAAATGCTACagttcttttaaatgtttaacccaGTATCTATACCAATCAAACTTCCAATGGGgattatgtaaatatatttaaaacaaaaattgggAAAGTATAACATGAACCTGTAATCTCAATATTCAGACAGATGTGTGCACAAATATTTGTAGACATAGTAGTGCTTAATCATGCAGTTTGTATATTACgatacagatttgtttttgtttgcttgtgtttttaattctatgacagttgtgtttttttttttttcctccacatAATCTTTACCAACAATGTTAAATAATTGCACCACTAATGTTTTTGCGACAATTGAAATCGGTAaaggttatttattcatttttgacaACAGTTCAGATCTTTACTGGTGTGTACTTCATTGTTTGTCAGATGCAGTAGTTGGATCCAACAAGATTAGTGCAATTTGTCCTGGTAAGTGCAAGGTTTTGCATATTAGATTCTTGTTTTGTAATGAAGAACTAGAGCTCTTGGTTAGATGCATTAGgattcatctgtttttatttttaactttttggaAACCATTATGTTCAGAGGCTCCCAAAAGTATTAATTCCTGTGGTGGTGGTTTGTCTATCCCCCAAAAAAGTTGAATGGCCCAGCGCAACAGTAAACATTTTTAGCGTATGTATGGAAAACCTAAAGTGGAGGatacaaagaaaatacacatGTCAATTCTGACTTCTAAATTTGTTGCCTACAAAAATATAAGTACTTTTGCTTAATGTGGGTTGGGGTTTAGGGGGTGGTGGCACTAGTTTGTTTTTGAAGCctcagtatttgtttttaaatgttcacttTATTTACTCTGTGTCTTGTTATTTAGATAACTTTCAGACAGCTCAGTTGCTGGCCTTGATTCTGGAGCTGCTTACATTCTGTGTTGAACATCACACATATCACATCAAAAATTACATCATGAACAAAGATCTGTTAAGACGGGTGTTGGTACTGATGAACTCAAAACACACATTCTTGGCCTTATGTAAGTACAGTTAACCAACTGTGATTTTGAACTTGGTGGACGTATTCTCAGCTTGTGTATATTGTTTACGTTATGTATGttatactttcatttttacatgtcTAGAGAACGGCTTCAGGGTATATGGAGGAACGTGTCTGTCAATAAGCTACAGGTActagggatgtgcattttggtacatttttatgaacgtatAAACTCTGTGCAGTGTcatactttaaccctttgcggtcctatgtcagacctggtccgacattacaactttccctttctagtccgatgttggaccttgtccgacatcatcaaagacgtaaagcacaggtctctagtcatttttttctgcggaaaaagcagagaaaacctttcaatagctgagtgagaccgataggagccgagtgAAGCTGAAAAAGGGGGGCGTATCTAAGCGATAGAGCTAGCagctacaccacagagataagacggACGCAAAcgaaggagagagctgcttctgcatccagcgctcaaacaatatcatggacatttgcagagctttctgagatgttatagtaataaaataatgatcgcattattgaggagtttggtgataaaacaagtgatcaggaaaggatttatcagtatgcacgtctataaagagatatgtgaaaaatacagcaaacatggggtggggcttggctgaagatgcagtactgagtgtccttttgtaatttcagtgccttttaaacacattttacacgggggggggggtgtataatATTTGAAACCgcgtatgtaaaataaatagcacatgtGAACAGAAGGGGGAACTGATGTGcctgacaaatgctgaataaatggatctcTAAGGGTTAAACTATTTATACACATGCACTTTGTTGCATTCTGATTGTATACAGCCctgttagtattttctaagcaaataaatcCTTAAGTAAGACTTATTTTAACCTCAGAGACGTGACAAAAGCTacaagtaaacaaaacaagacactcGTCATTTAAGAATATATTACAATGaataattcaacatttttttatatatttaaatgttttctttgattAAACAGTGGTTGTAGTTAGTTGTCTCCATGAAGATAAACCTATAATCTTAATAAATTTTTTGATAATATTACTAAAATAGTATGttacttaacactagaaccgcagTGCACGTCAAtttgatgtttacatttttaaactgcttcgctgtgaaaaatgaaaaacaaactatcggatacaactcaaatgttttattcatgaagatcatatctaacatttgcatagaaGAAACGACCATGTTTAAGTGGAAACTAAAGGCTATAGATGCATTAAACAGAATTCTGTAAGAATGCCATCTGACACATCCTCCTTTCTGAACTTGCAAGTCACGCCTGGATGTTATGTAGTGTCAGTTAcataaaatgttataataataataataatgttaccatTTCAGTTGCTTGACTCTGCAGCAGAGTGCTTCTGTGGGGAAGCAGCAGCACCTCCATTGTTGTGGGCAGATCCTTGTTGCCCTCTTTGCCAGGGCAAAGGCTACCAATTCCTCTCAAATCCAAAAAGCTTTTGTGACATTGTCTGTATATGAAAAAATGAATCCCAGGTTTCACATCCTGGAGCTGTgatgtaaacacagatgcagtttcaCTGAATTGCAGCCAGACCACACCATTTCTGCCATGTTTTACCAGTCCTTGTGTCTCAGTTCTATCATTGCTTTTTGATAACCTGTCGATCactcaaaactgcatttttattcaCTGTTCAAATATTGCACAAATGCTGTTCCATCGAGTGCGGCTATACTGGATTAAAGAATGTGTAGGTGTCCCAAACTGTTCGTGCTTCTTTCAGTGCACGGGCTGCATCAGCGCTGCAATGGAAGTAATTGACCAAGTTGCTAGCTGCAGCTGTAGTTTTGATTGCTGCCTTATCAAGGCCAGCATTTGCACAcatctgcagtgtgtgtgcaaAACAAGCTACATCTTCTCACTTGTCGCATATGTTTCCAGTAGCGGTCATATTACTTGACAAGATGTGGCAAAAAAGCaagaattcatggaaagttaatccaataatgtagttttagctacatcaacatacacaagaccttttaaatagtacaccaaaactagtaatataaagactattgcttttgactgctgaccagtttaaatgttacttgagtacaaaaccacacactTCAGACTCCAACATAATTTCTGGTTGGAGTCGAGGGTCTCCAACCCTGTGCGACAAGTCGGAAGTACGTCATCTACAATCTTGAGACTTGCGACTTTTTTGCAAAAGCGTACAACCTTAACGATCGTCAAACCTTTcatctgtcattctaaaatacctaaaatattttactgtaatgtaggaacaattcaataattaattatttaatgtatctgggttgattagttctcatATTAATATTCAGGTGTTacaaagatcaaggatttactaggaacacaataataataataataataatattttttatataacatctttcatagtggaccaccatcacaaagtactttacaagatatgagattAGTGTGTGTgaacttacaacaatgtctcacccaaaagacagagcacgaGGAGgttgtgacttgctcagggtcacacaattagtcagtggctgagctgggattttaactggggatctcctggttacaacctgtttctttaactgctggaccacatagcctcctgctcatacacacgcagacacaaggaatgttcaatcagtagtagtattttattaggTACACATCagaaaagtcaaattaagcacTCTGAGCACAAAACACAAATCCAAAGCACTCCctgcactcatgctggctagcagccaattgaaatatgacacagcCTGTCTCCTCATACACAAACCAGCCACTGCAGCAGCTAAAGCAAGTGTGACGTAGCTAGTAAATTGCTCACACAAACACCCAGATACAAACACAGCCtcaactgaaatgatgcagacaatcttagaatatatcacttataagcttattaatggtatgtGGATTAAGCATATGGCAAGTGTACTTTTAACCCTtggcagtccatttattcagcgcttgtcaggtccaatttgtaatgtaatgtcagacataggactgcaaagagttaatatcatattcagggaatgtGTCACGGAGCAACAACGgcgctttaatttttttttaatcctcctgTATAGAGATACAAACTCTGCACATCTACTTCAATGTATCCAATTGTGTTtgaagtattgtatttttatatgaacAGCTGCGACCATTTTGCACAATCAAAAGTGCTGCAACACGATGCGTCCTGGACAGCTAGCTGTCTGCGCTTGATGTATTGCATTAATCTGCAACATAAGTGCTGCACATGAACCAGGCTTTAATAGAGTCTTCCACAATTCTGAAACAAAcggcatgttgtaaagaaagccactgtaagttggtaaacttctgttctccGATGCATTTGTTAGTCTATACATAAAACGGCTCATTTTCGATGCTTTCCATAAGACTTCAGTGCAGTCCACAAATTGGTCATAATGGCAAATTTTGCCAACTTGCCGTAACAGCTGCAGTTCAATCTTCATTA is a genomic window of Polyodon spathula isolate WHYD16114869_AA chromosome 6, ASM1765450v1, whole genome shotgun sequence containing:
- the LOC121317279 gene encoding serine/threonine-protein phosphatase 4 regulatory subunit 3 isoform X1; protein product: MSDTRRRVKVYTLNEDRQWDDRGTGHVSSTYVERLKGMTLLVRAESDGSLLLESKISPNTAYQKQQDTLIVWSEAENYDLALSFQEKAGCDEIWEKICQVQGKDPTVEITQELIDESEEERFEEMPETSHLVDLPPCELNKLEEIADLVTSVLSSPIRREKLALALMNEAYIKKLLQLFQVCEDLENTEGLHHLYEIIRGVLFLNKAALFEVMFSDDCIMDVVGCLEYDPALVQPKKHREFLTKTAKFKEVIPITDSELRQKIHQTYRVQYIQDIILPTPSVFEENFLSTLTSFIFFNKVEIVSMLQEDEKFLSEVFAQLTDEATDDDKRRELVNFFKEFCAFSQTLQPQNRDAFFKTLANLGILPALEIVMGMDDLQVRAAATDIFSYLVEFSPSMVREFVMQEAQQSDDDILLINVVIEQMICDADPEFGGAVQLLGLLRTLIDPENMLAPTNKTEKTEFLSFFYKYCMQVLTAPLLAHTAAEKTGKDAVVGSNKISAICPDNFQTAQLLALILELLTFCVEHHTYHIKNYIMNKDLLRRVLVLMNSKHTFLALCALRFMRRIIGLKDEFYNRYIIKGNLFEPVINALLDNGTRYNLLNSAIIELFEFIKVEDIKLLTAHIIDNFYKMLESIEYVQTFKGLNTRYEQEKERKNERLNSVPSILRNNRYCSDARALEDDEVMWFNEDDEEEGEAVVPPVEKSKTDDDFSDNYGKFIEVKKAVKENEDKENLPKRTPSGSFKFAFSHSAGAANGTNSTNSKFVTAPTLPVSTNSSSSKTASSPAPVMTKQAGLVGLVDYPDDEEEDEEEEEASPRKRPRLGS
- the LOC121317279 gene encoding serine/threonine-protein phosphatase 4 regulatory subunit 3 isoform X3 yields the protein MSDTRRRVKVYTLNEDRQWDDRGTGHVSSTYVERLKGMTLLVRAESDGSLLLESKISPNTAYQKQQDTLIVWSEAENYDLALSFQEKAGCDEIWEKICQVQGKDPTVEITQELIDESEEERFEEMPETSHLVDLPPCELNKLEEIADLVTSVLSSPIRREKLALALMNEAYIKKLLQLFQVCEDLENTEGLHHLYEIIRGVLFLNKAALFEVMFSDDCIMDVVGCLEYDPALVQPKKHREFLTKTAKFKEVIPITDSELRQKIHQTYRVQYIQDIILPTPSVFEENFLSTLTSFIFFNKVEIVSMLQEDEKFLSEVFAQLTDEATDDDKRRELVNFFKEFCAFSQTLQPQNRDAFFKTLANLGILPALEIVMGMDDLQVRAAATDIFSYLVEFSPSMVREFVMQEAQQSDDDILLINVVIEQMICDADPEFGGAVQLLGLLRTLIDPENMLAPTNKTEKTEFLSFFYKYCMQVLTAPLLAHTAAEKTGKDAVVGSNKISAICPDNFQTAQLLALILELLTFCVEHHTYHIKNYIMNKDLLRRVLVLMNSKHTFLALCALRFMRRIIGLKDEFYNRYIIKGNLFEPVINALLDNGTRYNLLNSAIIELFEFIKVEDIKLLTAHIIDNFYKMLESIEYVQTFKGLNTRYEQEKERKNERLNRYCSDARALEDDEVMWFNEDDEEEGEAVVPPVEKSKTDDDFSDNYGKFIEVKKAVKENEDKENLPKRTPSGSFKFAFSHSAGAANGTNSTNSKFVTAPTLPVSTNSSSSKTASSPAPVMTKQAGLVGLVDYPDDEEEDEEEEEASPRKRPRLGS